In Phoenix dactylifera cultivar Barhee BC4 chromosome 11, palm_55x_up_171113_PBpolish2nd_filt_p, whole genome shotgun sequence, the following are encoded in one genomic region:
- the LOC103708336 gene encoding MYB-like transcription factor ETC3, with product MDNCRCGKQPRTSDGDSQEVTRTEWESINLSEQEEDLVYRMYRLVGERWTLIAGRIPGRKPEEIERFWIMRHGERFAEKRLRRAGREQNFY from the exons ATGGACAACTGCAGGTGCGGGAAACAGCCCAGGACTTCAGATGGTGACTCTCAAG AGGTGACACGCACCGAGTGGGAGTCCATCAACCTctcagaacaagaagaagacctCGTTTACAGAATGTATAGGCTCGTAGGTgagag GTGGACGCTCATAGCAGGTCGGATCCCAGGCAGGAAACCGGAAGAAATAGAGAGGTTTTGGATAATGAGGCATGGGGAGCGGTTTGCTGAGAAGAGGCTGAGGAGAGCAGGCCGAGAGCAGAATTTCTATTAG
- the LOC103708335 gene encoding transcription factor CPC-like translates to MERKHPMDWLACFLRFLSLLIPFSIISGAMDRCRCGKQPGTSDGDSQEVTSTEWESINLSEQEEDLVYRMYRLVGDRWTLIAGRIPGRKPEEIERFWIMRHGERFAEKRLRRAGREQNFN, encoded by the exons ATGGAGCGGAAGCATCCTATGGACTGGCTTGCCTGCTTCCTCCGCTTTTTAAGTCTTCTGATTCCATTTTCCATCATCTCTGGAGCTATGGATCGCTGCAGGTGCGGAAAACAGCCCGGGACCTCAGATGGTGACTCTCAAG AGGTGACAAGCACCGAGTGGGAGAGCATCAACCTctcagaacaagaagaagacctCGTTTACAGAATGTATAGGCTCGTAGGTGACAG GTGGACTCTCATAGCAGGTCGGATCCCAGGCAGGAAACCAGAAGAAATAGAGAGGTTTTGGATAATGAGGCATGGGGAGCGGTTTGCTGAGAAGAGGCTGAGGAGAGCAGGCCGAGAGCAGAATTTCAATTAG